The following are encoded in a window of Rhizobium sp. 11515TR genomic DNA:
- a CDS encoding MBL fold metallo-hydrolase — protein sequence MQLELIRNATLKITYGGRVLLIDPYFAPRHSLPSFTGRSANPMTELPRSIDDILQSVELVIVSHLHTDHFDAVAKERVPKALPIFCQPGDEGRIRDEGFTNVTPLTQSISWQGVTITPRQGSHGVGPVVEKMGPVIGLTLEADGEPAVYWAGDTVLYPPVTETIREFSPDIIVTHSCGARWDGDLIVMDDKQTLEVSRLAPQATIVATHMEALDHASVTRQDLRQTAEAGGLDPSRLLIPADGETLHLGR from the coding sequence ATGCAGCTTGAGCTTATTCGCAACGCGACGCTGAAGATCACCTATGGCGGCCGGGTGTTGCTGATCGACCCTTACTTTGCACCGCGCCACAGTCTCCCGTCCTTCACCGGCCGCTCTGCCAATCCGATGACGGAACTGCCGCGTTCGATCGACGACATTCTTCAGAGCGTCGAGCTGGTGATCGTATCGCATCTCCATACCGATCATTTCGATGCCGTGGCGAAGGAACGCGTGCCGAAAGCCTTGCCGATCTTTTGCCAACCAGGTGACGAGGGACGTATCCGCGACGAGGGATTCACAAACGTCACTCCGCTTACCCAATCGATCAGTTGGCAAGGCGTGACAATCACGCCGCGGCAAGGCAGCCACGGCGTCGGCCCCGTAGTGGAAAAAATGGGGCCGGTCATCGGCCTCACGCTGGAGGCCGATGGCGAACCCGCCGTCTATTGGGCTGGCGACACCGTACTTTACCCTCCGGTCACCGAAACGATCCGTGAATTCTCCCCCGATATCATCGTCACCCATTCCTGCGGCGCCCGTTGGGATGGCGACCTGATCGTCATGGACGACAAACAGACACTTGAAGTCAGCCGCCTAGCCCCGCAAGCGACCATTGTCGCAACTCACATGGAAGCGCTCGATCATGCGAGCGTCACGCGCCAGGATCTTCGCCAAACCGCAGAGGCAGGCGGTCTCGATCCCTCGCGACTGCTGATTCCCGCTGACGGTGAGACGCTCCATCTCGGTCGGTAA
- a CDS encoding MarR family winged helix-turn-helix transcriptional regulator: MNKNQSLPWDHPRFRSWIAVARACQLMQQSLGRALVHLDIKPPHLDILVNLFRFEGISQQELARKLLVGRSNMSMLLPQMEKRGLIERRGDRLDKRVLRLYLTEEGRRVTEEAMAIQTALIDRMLSDAPIEECEAITVHMERVVSLLMQEEREPLEPIGDQ, encoded by the coding sequence ATGAACAAAAATCAATCCCTTCCTTGGGACCACCCGCGTTTTCGAAGCTGGATCGCCGTGGCGCGCGCGTGCCAGCTTATGCAACAATCACTTGGACGGGCATTAGTGCATCTCGACATCAAGCCGCCGCACCTCGACATTCTCGTCAACCTGTTTCGCTTTGAAGGCATTTCCCAGCAGGAACTCGCTCGCAAGCTACTGGTCGGCCGCTCCAACATGAGCATGCTGTTGCCGCAGATGGAAAAGCGGGGACTGATCGAACGGCGGGGCGACCGTCTCGACAAGCGCGTACTCCGCCTCTACCTGACGGAAGAAGGGCGGCGCGTGACTGAGGAAGCCATGGCCATCCAGACCGCGCTCATCGACCGGATGCTCTCGGATGCGCCGATCGAAGAGTGCGAAGCGATCACTGTGCATATGGAGCGCGTCGTCAGCCTCCTGATGCAGGAAGAGCGTGAACCGCTGGAGCCCATTGGCGATCAATGA
- a CDS encoding gamma-butyrobetaine hydroxylase-like domain-containing protein has protein sequence MSDVWPTELRVSKDRHHLLVTFDNGASFDLPAEMLRVLSPSAEVQGHGPGQKVTVPGKRNVGIMSMTPTGNYAVRIGFDDMHDTGIFTWSYLLELGEKGQELFAAYEAELKEKGLSRDPVGKPH, from the coding sequence ATGAGTGACGTTTGGCCGACCGAATTGCGGGTCTCGAAGGATCGCCATCACCTGCTGGTGACGTTCGACAACGGTGCGAGCTTCGACTTGCCGGCCGAGATGCTGCGCGTGCTGTCCCCCTCCGCGGAGGTCCAGGGACACGGACCGGGCCAGAAGGTTACCGTACCGGGCAAGCGCAATGTCGGCATCATGTCGATGACACCGACCGGCAACTATGCCGTTCGCATCGGCTTCGACGACATGCACGACACAGGCATTTTCACATGGTCCTATCTGCTCGAGCTTGGAGAAAAGGGTCAGGAGCTTTTTGCGGCCTATGAGGCTGAGTTGAAGGAAAAGGGTCTCAGCCGCGACCCGGTTGGAAAGCCGCACTAG
- a CDS encoding alpha/beta hydrolase, with product MPSFALKVTRSGLAGLERLSPRLAGKAAFRIFCLTPSRRPRGSKAKAAHMEGRQRLLAAEQVILPFPGGRAMAYRFNGGAKGSRKRYLVVHGWGSSSEYMSELAAFLADSGAEVISLDLPGHGRSGGRFLNVRLAVSAIAAVSARFGAFDAAIGHSFGGASLTLASAGFLPDIEPLRPGKLVLIGAPSAMGWLFKDFGRLMRLGPAAQASLEDEVRLITGRTLASYDQKHGRLDPSRPVLVIHAEDDKEVSPEHARSYAAEGAHVRLFWANGFGHRRIVGAAPVFDAIQSFLAEDLDEENPLENRDGTVLSFYQTPLRRSS from the coding sequence ATGCCATCCTTTGCGCTCAAGGTCACCCGGTCGGGTCTCGCCGGTCTCGAAAGGCTGTCTCCGCGGCTCGCCGGCAAGGCGGCTTTCCGGATTTTCTGTCTGACGCCATCGCGTCGCCCACGCGGCTCGAAGGCCAAGGCGGCGCATATGGAGGGCAGGCAGCGTCTTCTCGCGGCAGAGCAGGTGATTCTGCCGTTTCCGGGCGGCCGTGCGATGGCTTACCGTTTCAACGGTGGAGCCAAGGGATCGCGCAAGCGCTATCTCGTGGTCCATGGCTGGGGCTCCAGCAGTGAATACATGTCCGAACTTGCTGCTTTCCTTGCGGATAGTGGGGCAGAAGTGATCTCCCTCGATCTTCCCGGGCATGGTCGCTCGGGCGGGCGGTTCTTGAATGTCCGTTTGGCCGTATCCGCGATTGCCGCGGTGTCGGCGCGCTTCGGAGCCTTCGATGCCGCGATCGGACATTCCTTTGGCGGTGCATCCCTGACACTGGCATCTGCAGGCTTTCTGCCTGACATCGAGCCGCTTCGGCCGGGCAAACTGGTGTTGATCGGCGCGCCAAGCGCCATGGGCTGGCTCTTTAAAGATTTCGGCCGCCTGATGCGGCTTGGGCCGGCTGCACAAGCGAGCCTAGAGGATGAGGTTCGCCTGATAACGGGCAGGACGCTTGCTTCCTATGACCAGAAGCACGGCCGGCTCGATCCGAGCCGGCCGGTTCTCGTCATCCATGCCGAGGATGACAAGGAAGTGAGCCCCGAGCATGCGCGCAGCTATGCCGCCGAGGGCGCGCATGTCCGTCTCTTCTGGGCCAATGGCTTCGGGCACCGGCGAATCGTCGGCGCCGCACCCGTGTTTGACGCCATCCAGAGCTTCCTTGCCGAAGACCTCGATGAGGAAAATCCGCTCGAAAATCGTGACGGTACGGTGCTATCGTTTTACCAAACTCCGCTGCGTCGCTCGTCATAA
- the moaA gene encoding GTP 3',8-cyclase MoaA, whose product MNSIVGTIGGASPLAADRSPMIDPFGRAVTYLRVSVTDRCDFRCTYCMAEHMTFLPKKDLLTLEELDRLCSAFIAKGVRKIRLTGGEPLVRKNIMFLVRKLGESVQNGALDELTLTTNGSQLARHAEELYDSGVRRINVSLDTLDPDKFRAITRWGDFSKVMEGIDAAQKVGLKIKLNAVALKGFNDTEIPHLLRFAHGRGMDLTVIETMPMGEIDEDRTDQYLPLSQLRTDLERQFTLTDIPYQTGGPARYVEVTETGGRLGFITPMTHNFCESCNRVRLTCTGTLYMCLGQNDAADLRTALRASGDDALLHAAIDEAITRKPKGHDFIIDRAHNRPAVARHMSVTGG is encoded by the coding sequence GTGAATAGCATTGTCGGTACCATAGGCGGCGCTTCGCCGCTGGCAGCGGATAGAAGCCCGATGATTGACCCTTTCGGGCGCGCGGTCACTTATTTGCGCGTTTCCGTCACCGACCGCTGCGATTTCCGCTGCACCTACTGCATGGCCGAGCACATGACCTTCCTGCCGAAGAAGGATCTGCTGACGCTCGAAGAACTCGACCGGCTCTGTTCCGCCTTCATCGCCAAGGGTGTGCGCAAGATCAGGCTCACCGGCGGCGAACCTCTGGTGCGCAAGAACATCATGTTTCTGGTCCGGAAACTCGGCGAGAGCGTACAGAATGGCGCGCTCGACGAATTGACCCTGACGACGAACGGTTCTCAGCTCGCCCGCCATGCCGAAGAACTTTACGATAGCGGCGTGCGACGCATCAACGTGTCGCTGGATACGCTCGATCCAGACAAGTTCCGCGCCATTACTCGCTGGGGAGATTTCTCCAAGGTGATGGAAGGCATCGACGCAGCGCAGAAGGTCGGGCTGAAGATCAAGCTCAATGCCGTCGCACTCAAAGGCTTCAACGACACCGAAATTCCCCACCTGCTGCGGTTTGCACATGGTCGCGGCATGGACCTGACTGTCATCGAGACCATGCCCATGGGCGAGATCGACGAGGATCGCACCGATCAATATCTGCCGCTCTCCCAGCTGCGCACCGATCTCGAGCGTCAGTTCACGTTGACGGACATTCCCTACCAGACGGGCGGCCCTGCCCGTTACGTCGAAGTCACAGAGACCGGCGGTCGCCTCGGCTTCATCACACCGATGACCCATAATTTCTGCGAGAGCTGCAATCGCGTGCGGCTCACCTGCACGGGCACGCTCTACATGTGCCTCGGGCAAAACGATGCAGCCGATCTGCGCACGGCACTGCGCGCGAGCGGCGATGACGCCTTGCTCCATGCCGCGATAGACGAAGCCATTACGCGCAAGCCTAAGGGCCATGACTTCATCATCGACCGCGCGCACAACCGCCCGGCGGTCGCGCGCCATATGAGCGTCACCGGCGGCTAA
- a CDS encoding low temperature requirement protein A, protein MILGGRENWLRAKGSKNESKVSFVELFFDLVFVFSISQLAHALAEHFTPLGALEAIMLIFAVWWVWVFTAWVTNWLDPDRMPVRIMLFTLMFAGLILSAAIPEAFGEKAIFFAGAYVFMQVGRSLFTVYALKNASAANHRNFLRITSWLILSGIFWISGALMEGEARIMLWLIALVIEYSAPALGFQVPGLGKSTTADWNVSGAHLAERCALFIIICLGEAVLQAGKTFAEQPVTPLIVAVFVIAFVGTVALWWIYFQFGHERAAHRIEHDDTPGSLARQAFTYAHIPILAGIILSVVGDEFLFAHPRDAADMHAAAAILGGPAVFLLGNLWFKGVTTGRPPLSHMAGLVGLALLLLTLPMVVVYQLGILATAVLVVVAIWEFASLNRVVPSARSTGDH, encoded by the coding sequence ATGATCCTTGGGGGTAGGGAAAACTGGCTTCGCGCCAAGGGCAGCAAGAACGAGAGCAAGGTTTCCTTCGTCGAGCTGTTTTTCGATCTGGTCTTCGTTTTCTCGATCTCGCAGCTTGCGCATGCGCTGGCCGAGCATTTCACCCCACTGGGGGCGCTCGAAGCCATCATGCTGATCTTCGCCGTGTGGTGGGTCTGGGTTTTCACCGCCTGGGTGACGAACTGGCTCGATCCGGATCGCATGCCGGTGCGTATCATGCTGTTTACGCTGATGTTTGCGGGACTTATCCTTTCTGCCGCCATTCCCGAGGCTTTTGGCGAGAAGGCAATCTTCTTTGCCGGCGCCTACGTCTTCATGCAGGTGGGCCGCTCGCTGTTCACCGTCTACGCCCTCAAGAATGCCAGCGCAGCCAACCATCGCAATTTCCTGCGCATCACCAGCTGGCTGATCCTGTCCGGCATTTTCTGGATTTCAGGCGCGCTGATGGAAGGTGAGGCTCGTATTATGCTTTGGCTGATCGCTCTCGTCATAGAATATTCGGCCCCTGCACTCGGCTTCCAGGTACCCGGGCTTGGCAAATCGACGACGGCGGACTGGAATGTGTCGGGCGCGCATCTGGCCGAACGTTGCGCACTCTTCATCATCATCTGCCTCGGCGAAGCGGTGCTGCAGGCCGGCAAGACCTTTGCCGAGCAGCCGGTGACGCCCTTGATCGTCGCGGTGTTCGTCATTGCTTTCGTCGGTACGGTCGCCCTTTGGTGGATCTATTTTCAATTCGGTCATGAAAGGGCGGCTCATCGCATCGAACATGACGACACGCCCGGCAGCCTCGCGCGGCAGGCATTCACCTACGCGCATATTCCGATCCTCGCCGGCATTATCCTGAGCGTCGTCGGCGACGAATTCCTGTTCGCGCATCCCCGCGATGCGGCCGACATGCACGCCGCGGCTGCCATTCTGGGCGGACCGGCGGTCTTCCTGCTCGGAAATCTGTGGTTCAAAGGGGTGACCACCGGCCGGCCGCCTCTATCGCATATGGCGGGCCTTGTCGGGCTAGCGCTATTGTTGCTTACCTTGCCAATGGTCGTGGTCTATCAGCTCGGCATTCTGGCGACGGCCGTGCTCGTCGTCGTTGCGATCTGGGAATTTGCCTCGTTGAACCGGGTCGTTCCGTCCGCACGTTCGACTGGCGATCATTGA